The genomic stretch ctcggtatagtagagcagaaaATTTAAAACGGAAGTGATGAAATTTACTCACAAGTTCGGATGTGAATGACAATCAACTTACTCTCAATAGTGATATTGTTAATAACATGAAGCGTGGGTTGAAGAAAacgccgaggtaaaatgtaaCAATAGACCAAAAGTTTCTACTTGTTGTGagaaaaattatcataaatttTACAATCCTGTGCCAGAGTATTGGTATCATACAGGCTTGTGAATAGTATACAGTAGCGCCATTTTCACTGTAAAcctgtttaaattttttgagtGGTGGTAACTTACCAAGTCTGGCCAGAATTGGCAATCCACTTCTTGCTGTTCCAGAAAAGGCAGTAATCTCGTCTCTCCAGTAAGCAATACTCCGGCTAAATTAATTGAATCATGGTCGATACTTTTCTACTATATTAAAATTTTCTCTCAGAGCACTTTTTCGGTCAATTGAGGTGTGAAATCTCTGCTTATGAATTTTTTCGagaaataattttcacgtcaatATTACGTGAAAATTTATGTGGAATTTTTTACGTAAATGTTACGAGATTATTACTTAAGACAACCATTAAAGGGTCCAGTATGTTGTTTGGTATTAATTATGTGAGATTTTAATAACTTTTAGTGGATTTTCACGTTACTATTATATGCCAATATGGTATGTAAATTCACACCGGAAATCCACGTAACATTTCTTGTTTGTTTTGCGACGTTTATCAACAGCACATAAATTGTATGTGCTGAATATACTTTCCCATATGTTTTATAATCCACTGGTCTTCCACCTCTGGGCATCCGGGTGATGGTCTGACTTTTCTTGAATCGTTGCAGAATGTCACACATCCTACGCAAAATCGAATCGCGAAACGCTTAAAgctataaatgtaaacaaatcaaCCTACCCTGATAACAAGTGCCTACTGTAATTCAATACATCCTCAGCTTCATTTGGTGAAATTCATAAAATAATACCtactcaatttaaaaacatcgaTTTTATTGTTGCGAGTTTATCCGACATGAGGTTGGGTGATAGATTTTCGTCTTTGAAACCTATCAAAAGTTTGTACCAATACCTACGAAAAACCTTGATAAATTCCGTAACCTCTTCGACAACTTTGTCACACTATTCTGGTAATTAACTCTATACCACTTTTTTTCGAGAACTCCCTACCTCAACAGACAACGACACTACTTCAGATTGAATTTATTGTCTTTAATTCTTTTCCAGTTGACTTTCGTTGTTTGTAGTAGGACATTTAATTTATATGGGCCAAGGGTAACACTGGTTATTAGTGGAAAAGGACTTTTTATTTCTCACCTTTTAATGTTTCTATTTCAGAGACTTATAGGTATTTATATCACAGAGGCAAAAAATATACCGAAGAAAATTATAAGTTTTCAAAGCTGCTAATTTCATAGGTTTCATTGTTACTAGAGCTTAACATCATCATTCTCAAACTTCCACCTCCAACATCAATATCATTGTCTCCGTTCAACTGTTATTACCACATATATATATTTACCACTTAGATAGAGACATTCATAATCAAACAAGCATGGGAGCCAAACATGCACCGTTCATTCGTATCCATTTACTAATCGAAAGTCAAAGCTTTAATGTTTAAACAATAGATAACGAATCGTTCAATAGACCTCTACCTAGGACAACAGCAGCAGCTAGAAgagcaaaaaccaaaaacaaacaaaaaacccgAACCGATTTCAGGCACGAGCAAAAACAAAACGACGTAATATTATAAACCAAAAGGACAAACAAAAACGGATCCAATTACTCTTCATCGAGCTTTTTACAAAGAACACATagtaaaacaaaactaaaataaaatccAATGACATAATAACTAAAACAAACCATACTGACAGAGCTAACACGAgaaactaatttaaaaaaagaaatgGCTGTTGGATTTTAGAGCAGCAAAGCCGGACGGAAGCTTCTAGCTTTTAGTGTAATTTCTAGTACATATAACGGAAGGGGTAAAGCAATTCCTTAGCTTTCCAGTACGCAGATTAGTTGGTTATGTTTTGTCGATAAGGTTTATTGTTTGAAAGACTTTTACTACATTATCATAGTATATAGCAAGCGGCCAGACTAGACCATAGATGGCGCATTTTCCTATTAAACGATACGTCGGGTAAGTTGGATTGGATGGAAGATTTTAGGTTTAGGTTCCTCCACTATTATTAGCTAAAGCCAGATCATTTGGCAAGACAGAAAAATTTAAACGTTGTAAATATTCGCGGAGGTAAACAAAAATATTCacccaaaaataaatatataactACACGTTCTTCACTCTAAACGAGTTGCGGTTTGAGCGCAGACGGATGttagttttgttgaaaaagGCGTCTGTTAAGCGATGAAATAAATATCAAAAACGTGCGTATCAAAAGTGAAACGTTTTTGAGCACACGCTTCCGATGGATGAAGCGAACACAGGTGGATGGTGGTGGAATGCTgaataattttgtaatttttaaagtgaaaaataattaacataTCTGCACAGATTGGCTGAAGCTATAACCGTAGATGTATATCACGGCCTGCAGCGCACGTAGAAGCTCTATTCCGGAAACACGACTTCCttttaattttattctatcatatATTTTTCCCCGAACCCCCGTTCTGATCCTGGGATACAAAGAGTGGAAACATCGCACTGCACTCAACCGAGTATGAATTCGACaacgagagagaaaaaaatattccatttccAATCAAATTAAATCCGTTTTCAATGAACCGTTATGGGTATTTCCCGCCAGTTGTCGGGAGGGAAAAAAcgttgaatttcatttcaattctcCCCAATTTGGGGCACTCAACAACCAGGGAACGAATAAAAAGTTTCTCccgaaatttaaaaaacatcAACATAGAAACGATAAACTGAAATTTAGACTACTTTGAACTCGTTTCCGTTTCTTTCCGTGTGGGGGCGCGACGGTAGCCCACAGGTGAGGCGAAAATATCAAACTGCACACCGTACGCAGTCGGCACAACAATGAGCCTCTAGACTCCCGACTCGGAGGGTACGGGAAAGgattctttttccttttttgttgGCAAAGTTTTACGCTCCACTTTGACTAATCTACCGCCAGGTTTTTGGAGGGTAACCGATAACTTTCCTGTGCATGCACAAGGAATAACTTAACCGGCGCGAAACCGGTACGAAATAGCCGCGATCAAATATGCGACAGCAGTAGaaggaataaataataaaatggaatcaaattcgatttgaattttaacattttcccGTGCGGCACGTGGTTGGAAGAAAGCTTTGCACCACCGGGCTGGGGTTGATCACAATAATAAATTAAGTGTGAATTTCCACCGGTGATTGCAACCTTTGGTGATACACATTCGAATCTTAATATAGTTTGCTCTAGAAGGGGACAGTGCAAAGCGGTTCGTTTGAGTGCGTGCGATGATAAGTACAATTATGATGGAACTGTTGCAAAATGCTATTTGATTGCTCTTGCTATATGAGTGTTTTCGAACTATTTGCAATGATGCAGCTGGAAAAGAGCAATAGGGGCAACAGATTATAATACTTAGCGGTATTTGTGTTTTTTAGGCTGAAAACCGCGTTATTTCTTATCTAAATGCATCTGCACGTTTGAAATATTGGTCGGCTGGCTGGAGGGGGTTCATGAGGTACATACAAATGAGGGACAGGCAAACAACACGTGCTTTTTGGTTGTGGCGAAGATCTCCAAAAACCAGCAAATGACATTTTAAATGGTATTCCGCGTTGTTCAACAGTGCAGGAAAGCATTTTCAGACGAAACATATTGAAACGtgtaaaaacatctccaaaaaaTCTACCGAATATTGTTTTTTCCACACTGTTTTTGCAGTTCTACGTTATCAATGTAGAAAACAAAAGCCCTTTAAAACTAAGAATTAAACCATCTGCTGATATATTTTTTGTCGAAACTTTAAGTGAACTTTGGTAGAAAGTCTAGAATGACGAAATGTGAGACATTGTAAATATCCGTGAAGGCATAAAGCAgtggagcagaaaattgtgaattttacaACGCTAAATGAAGGCGCAGCTTAGTTATtacttttaaagtgaaatagcagctaaactcAAATAGTTAAATGCTTGGTGTCAATGAACAACTTGTAGTGTGGACTTCACTGTTTAACCCATCCCCgtcggagagaaatcagttttaacCTCAAAAAATGAGCTTCGAACTCATGTTACTCATCATCAACTATATTAGCGAatctatacattagagaaatgacaagacactcaccgttaaggcaactgtcaacatcaaaacggataacggcaatgcaaaattatacagatcgcccgttttgatgttgacagttgccttaacggtgagtgtcttgtcatttctctaatatataggTTTGCTAAACTATATGCACGATTGGCGCAAACTATATTGCATAtcaaagatcaatctgttcgctaATCTTACTAAATAGTTTTaacgtgcaaattttcaagtataaatgctaaactcaaatcaaagttcgaatgtcaggtgatgccatatggcatcatctgccgggaatgggttaatttagttaacaacataacctatgtttatcacacatttcagagagaatATTGCAGTTaagttctttaaaaaaaatttgatttcacACTTAttcctttctaagtgcttcttattCTCTCTAACTCGACGTTTCTAGACATATGAAATTTTTTCAGCTTTTCAagaaaccaacagaattgagctagctatcatgttcttgtgctagacctcattaaaaacaaacataactgaaattttgacaatattcgtATCAAcccttaaaggattttaagtgagctccccAACACCTTGTATAGTAACAGTTAGtaaaacaaaggtttctgcgccactaggtggattaattctggTTTTTATATGTTCAGATAGATTTTTAATCACTGATTTAACGTATCAAGTTATTGGTTTAAATTCTAAAACAAAATGGAAATTAAACGAAaattttcccgattttatcactttctctATATTATCACCACAAACAGCATCAAAAAGTAATAACATCGGGTAATCGTTGCACATCAATTTATCTATTGTTATGGAATTCTTGTACCTTTTCGAGAAATCAAAATCTAACAACCTGAGCGATCGACTGGAAATTGATATATTGCTACTTGGTTTGACATAACATTACAAAATCGTGTACACTCTTGAAATCATGCGTAAAACGTAACGCCACAGAGAAATGCCTGCTTCGAAATATTTCAATATCAATGAAATTTTTCCTTCCGCGCAACTACTTTATCATTCAACGATTAAGGTGAAACagtattgaagccacaaacggccgaactcgagccaccacttcgaatttgcagaagcacaagactcggaaatagataatgcgtTCCATGTGAAAccactattttatgtttgcctcaccgcagcaaacataaaatagcgttttcacaggtgactcATTAACTATTCCCTAGTTTTGTGCCGAAGTGGTGGCTCAAAGTctgccatttgtggcttcaacaccgttTGTCCTTGAATAAACACTGTATTCGTACCGACTTTTTGCTCTTAATATGGTTTCCGTTTTGTGGCATTATATATTATGGGCTGTAATACAGAAGCTTCGACGCGCAACTCGTTCTATTCGAAATACATGGTCGAGTCGAGTCTACTCGACTTCtgtaagggcatccttaacagtgcgcttctataccccgtttggcagcgctctatcatcacttcataccgtaccggtcgctgctaaacgcgctagagaaatagtaaCCGGGCCTCCGGGAAGtatcgcgctctcaaatttggcagcccggtaagagcgctgctaaaggtttatgctggatgaaacgtcaaacagagacgatagcaacgaccggtgtgaaaacgggtgagtgcgtaaaatagccgcgctgtacacacGCTCGGCcatttttactctaaattgagtaAAATATGACTCAGTTTCGTTAAAAGTGGATCTACCCTAAATAGAGTAATCATGTTGTTACTCACTCTTGAGTAGCCCTAGTAtatgtcaaaaactgagtactaCTTACTCATTTCAAACACAGCAAGAATTAGCCaactgagtaactgttactcagtttcgtaaaaatgactggaatttcgtaaattcaaatttgaaaacaacataagAAGCATCGCATAAATGTTATAGATTTATTTGGTTAATAAAGTTTACATTTCATATCATTTCCACATCTTCCGCATTGATTGCCTCGCGGAAAGAAGCGGCTATTTTGTTTACGGTTATGCGGCAGCTGTGATCTAAAGTTTTATACAGAACGCATCCTAAAAAATCCATAATCATGCTTAAGCTAGTTGGAATTTTTATTCTAAACACACTTTAGGCTTTGTAGAAGGTGTCTATGGCATGTAATGATGCCCCGGAACCAGAATCTCGCATGAAGGAAGATGACAACGAAATCCTCCAATAaagattattatttatttttccaaaatttttattcaaatagcTTACCTTTCAATTTATTACACGTCTCGGCGTCTACTTTAGCTGCAATTTTATCCATTTCGGTTCTTCTAACAAATTTTACTCCTTTATTTCACTTCACAAATCCAATCACGAAATTAGCGTTTGAATCGCGGAAAATTAAATGGTCagttactcaaaaatgagtaaaatagAAGAATACGTAAGCTGAGTTTAAGTTACTCAGTTTTGTTAATTAaggttactcattttttgacatttttaattaaaatacaAAAGTGAGTACCTTTtactcaatttagagtaaaattgaacgagcgtgcacagtcgccataacaacttaaataGTAGCGCACTGTCAAGGATGCCCTAAGAGGTCAAGCTAGATTACAATCAATGAGCATTGATTGTGAGGAGGACAATCAATGAGCAACTAACAAAGATTATGACATTTACCGGCGATAACTACTGTAAGCTGCAATTGTTTATGGACAGGAAAGTCATCGACATTTGAATTTGAACTCAACCTGTATGAAGCCCGTAAGCTCAAGACTCGATGTCAAATATTTACGGTTTTTcaaaagctcacttattggcaagccgtcgaaaaattctattttattcacccctttggcatcacgccatgtttcgagggctaacatctcaacatatgtaaaaacgagatagcatattaCCGCTTCTtctcatacatctttatcttactgctgacagcgggcacaaattagtttgagcccaggacatgagttcattgtcattcactgttactcggtatagggatgccaaaggctcgatTTTATTCTATTATATTTTTTCCCGCTGTTGAATTATTTCTCGAACCTTTTCATTTTGTTGGAATATTTCATTTTTGGTAGGTAACagctaagacaagacgtgacagctggtcaccgttacattcaaccaatttgaaccggctgctgattggctgaattcgataacgcaatcgtcacgtataaaatacaacgaggttacttttcactgtaaagcagtgatgctggagagtcataatttagctattataattgttcataaataatgatgcaaaagtatgcaaggtacatgatattaccgagtaatgtatttcactgtcaaaactttaaaaatgcattgattaatcgtttattactattttggttgaagtccaagaaactttgaaagaaaaaatttgggtaccaagaaacttaggaagaaaaaatttgataatagaagtatgctttattgaacataaaataataaataagaattaagtattattcgcctatatattgcaattttaatttgttttattttcattgacctgcagaagttgttaaaaataataattctggcatcaacggtatggaacgttcaaaaaaatttcgacggggatgacggccgttacgaaatgaaaaataagaagccagctgtcacgtcttgtcttaggtgtAGAGTTAAGGTAGGGCTGCCATCCCCTTGGTAGGTAACATCTATGGCGGGAAATTTTTTTGCGTTGACTTAACGGAGgatcaaacatccaaaattgtGACTTCATTTATTGTCGacctttttcagaaaaaaacataaacaacTACGTCAAACATAAATGTTTAACGTCCTCCGTCATAACAAAGAGAAAAATCACACTGATTGGACGTAATTTACGCTGGTGCGAAATTATCTTTTGCTCCCATAGACTGCTAATACTGtgattttagttttaatagtAAAACCATGCTCGGAAAGTGCCTTTTAGTTGCTTTGCTAGTTAATTTTAGTGTTATTAGTGCGTATACACCAGTAGTGATAGTTCACGGTATATTAACCGGAGCGGATAGTATGCTGGTGATCGTAGAGAAAATTGAACGGGTAACCACTAGTTAACCGCTTTGGCCAATCAAAATTCGTTAATCTAAATCGTTTCAGCATCACCCGGGAACGAAAGTGTACAACACGGATAGATTCGCAGGTTGGTCCAGTCTGGAGAATGCATGGCACCAAGTATTCGAGTTCAATGCTGACCTTCAAGATATTTGCCGCGATAATCCGGAAGGAGTTATTCTTCTCGGTTATTCGCAGGGTGGGCTTTTTGCCCGAGCTGTCTTGCAGATCAATCCCAAGCATTGTGTGAAGAAGTTCATTTCACTTAGCTCTCCCCAAGCCGGCCAATTTGGTAGTGAGTAGTTTTTGAATTAGTTTTTTCATGTGTACGCTGTTTATTTACTAATTGTTGGATTTCTTCGCAgctgattttctgcatttaatcTTCCCCTCGCTGGTAGCGAAAACTGCGTACCAATTATTTTACACGTACGTAGGTCAGCATACCTCAGTAGGAAATTACTGGAACGATCCACACCACCAGGATCTATTTGAGCAGTTCAGTATTTTTCTTCCCTACATCAACAATGATTTACCTTCGACAAACTCAAGCCAGTTTCGTGATTCAATGTTAAAGCTTGAACAGCTAATATTAATTGGTGGACCAGATGACGGAGTCATTACACCATGGGAATCTAGTCATTTCGGATACTTCAACGGCACCGGCGACGTGATACCTTGCAAGCAGAGGGATATTTACTTACAGGATCGAATTGGTCTGAAAACACTAGATGAAGGTGGACGGCTAAAATTGATAACGATGCCAGGGGTGCGTCATTTCGACTGGCATTTAAAGCCGGAAGTGATAGACAAAGTTATTCTTCCCTACCTGGATTAAGTGATAGAACCAAAGCCACTGACAAGAAGCGTGAATTGTTTTTCATGACGCAActattgtccattttttttgtgttttagtGCACAGTTTTATGCATCACGCTAGGATCCACTAAACAGAAACACAGTTTATTATTAGACAAATTAGAGAATTTATTCTAGCCATGAACTTGAATGTAATTGGAACGAATTCGATTTTTAAGAAGTCTATTATGCTGTAAAAATggtttgtaaataaaaaaatgtttaatataTGGAACTGTTTTTCATTGTATGTTAGATTCAAAATGTTGGTTATTGaagtaattgggttgtttagctatatcagttttttatattatctgaaagatctgcattttttaagtagaacgtgatttgaaaaattttcctatcgtgttcgctttttaaatcacgatttaaaactgctcgaaatcgctacaatgacagttcgtccatataccaactgtcattgtagcgattcagagagaatttttattcttttcttcatttaaaaatcgaagaataatgatacaaagttttagaaaatcacgttttgctcaaaaaattacactctttcaaatgatatatgaaaatcggaaatccgtgaatagcttaACAACCCAATTGTATTATCTTTTTGATTGGTTAAAACAgtaaggaaccattcaaatattacataacgcggaatttggcaattttcaatacccacccacccccatgtaatGCAATTCTACACTGTTTGCCACATGTAatataacgcttcgctgaataccccccaaCCCCTGAACGCGTTATGTataatttgaatgatccctaagCGGAACTTTTCATGCCAAAAGCTCTCAAAAGCACTTGAAATATTTCCCTACAGATATATTTCAGTGGAACGAAATATTTCAACTTAATTCCCATTCCAAAGTTAGAGCGCAGCACCTATCGTTTTTATCGTTGATTTCATtgcaaatttgttcgaagtAAATGAACAAATTTAAATCGTTCAGCGGATTATGAATTTATGGACTAAAATACTTATTTCATTAGTTAATGTTGTAACTAACAGCACACAAATTTTTTCCCTgctctaaagcaggtattagacgaagcaaatatttgctatttttttaatacagattcaattttgtgcaaataaaaatcgtaccaaaaatagcaaatatttgcttcgtctaatacctgcttaagacatCTTCATAAGTGAGTTTGCTGCACTTCTAGTcagctttttaaaaaaaatttgttaaagttcgagtaaaatcgaaatgaaaaaaaaatctgttgcaATATATCCGAGCTGGAATCGCTTTTCTTCAAATCGCTGCATATTATTCGAAAAAAGTATCAACACACCCGTGATAATCTAATGAAGTTTCTGCGTTGATTTATGTCATAACAATATCACGCTAATATCTGGAGAATTACCATGTAATTATTATGATTAGTTTGCTAATAAGCTATCGTTATCTCCATACGTTAGGTTATCGTTGGTAAACTATCAATCGGACTCTGGTGGCATCGTTGCGAAGGGTGAATCTGCTTGTCCAGAAtcgaaaaaaagaagaaataacaaaacaaatgaCCTAACATTTAATTGCCGGTTCCGTGTCTAAACTCTGCATTTGCATACCTTTA from Wyeomyia smithii strain HCP4-BCI-WySm-NY-G18 chromosome 3, ASM2978416v1, whole genome shotgun sequence encodes the following:
- the LOC129729354 gene encoding lysosomal thioesterase PPT2 homolog; the encoded protein is MLGKCLLVALLVNFSVISAYTPVVIVHGILTGADSMLVIVEKIERHHPGTKVYNTDRFAGWSSLENAWHQVFEFNADLQDICRDNPEGVILLGYSQGGLFARAVLQINPKHCVKKFISLSSPQAGQFGTDFLHLIFPSLVAKTAYQLFYTYVGQHTSVGNYWNDPHHQDLFEQFSIFLPYINNDLPSTNSSQFRDSMLKLEQLILIGGPDDGVITPWESSHFGYFNGTGDVIPCKQRDIYLQDRIGLKTLDEGGRLKLITMPGVRHFDWHLKPEVIDKVILPYLD